A genome region from Oncorhynchus masou masou isolate Uvic2021 chromosome 14, UVic_Omas_1.1, whole genome shotgun sequence includes the following:
- the slc25a19 gene encoding mitochondrial thiamine pyrophosphate carrier encodes MVGYDPGSKGAAPAPEDAALSGSAAGMVTRALISPLDVIKIRFQLQIERVSSRHPEGKYWGLFQASRCILAEEGLPAFWKGHVPAQLLSVCFGAVQFASFEFLTEMTHKSTAYDSQTAGVHFVCGGLAACSATVACQPLDTLRTRFAAQGEPKVYGSLRHAVSTMYRTEGALGFYRGLGPTLVAVFPYAGLQFFFYKVLKNLMGPPPKDSNVGGNLRSLVCGSCAGVISKTMTYPFDLIKKRLQVGGFEEARVHFGQVRKYGGFVDCVSQIAREEGLRGFLKGLSPSLVKAAVSTGFTFFWYEFFLNAIQNLKGSQ; translated from the exons ATGGTGGGCTATGACCCAGGGTCTAAGGGTGCTGCTCCAGCCCCAGAAGATGCAGCCTTGTCTGGGTCAGCCGCAGGCATGGTGACCCGAGCCCTGATCAGCCCCCTGGATGTCATCAAGATAAGATTCCAG TTGCAGATAGAGCGCGTATCGTCAAGGCACCCTGAAGGGAAGTACTGGGGTCTTTTCCAGGCATCACGTTGTATCCTGGCAGAGGAGGGGCTGCCTGCCTTCTGGAAAGGACATGTCCCCGcccagctcctctctgtctgcttcGGGGCAGTACAG TTTGCCAGCTTTGAGTTCCTGACTGAGATGACCCACAAGAGCACCGCATATGACAGCCAGACAGCAGGGGTGCACTTTGTGTGTGGCGGTCTGGCCGCCTGCTCTGCCACTGTAGCCTGCCAGCCACTAGACACACTGCGAACACGCTTCGCAGCTCAGGGAGAGCCCAAG GTGTATGGCAGCCTGAGACATGCTGTGTCCACCATGTACCGCACTGAGGGGGCCCTGGGGTTCTACCGTGGCCTGGGCCCAACACTGGTGGCAGTATTCCCCTACGCAGGCCTGCAGTTCTTCTTCTACAAGGTCCTCAAGAACCTCATGGGACCACCGCCCAAGGACAGCAACGTCGGAG GCAACCTCAGAAGCTTGGTATGTGGAAGCTGTGCTGGAGTCATCAGCAAGACAATGACCTACCCCTTTGACCTCATCAAAAAGAGACTGCAGGTGGGAGGGTTTGAAGAAGCCAGAGTCCACTTTGGACAG GTGCGGAAGTATGGTGGCTTTGTAGACTGTGTGTCCCAGATCGCCAGAGAGGAGGGTCTCCGGGGCTTTCTCAAAGGCCTATCTCCCAGCCTAGTGAAAGCAGCTGTCTCCACGGGCTTCACCTTCTTCTGGTATGAGTTCTTCCTTAATGCCATACAGAACCTGAAGGGCAGCCAGTGA
- the mif4gdb gene encoding MIF4G domain-containing protein B isoform X1, whose translation MENCKEDYKIQSFDLETQKLLKTALKALSLPSEPSTVDLEKVSNVIVDQSLKDQVFSKEAGRICYTIVQAEAKHNNGNVFRRNLLNRLQLEFVAREDTRLRSLQEWVCFVTFICNVFDYLKVNNMPMVALVHPVFDCLLRLAQPDSLNNEEEVDCLVLQLHRIGDQLEKMDGQKMDELFYLLRDGFLLQEGLSSMARLLLLEILEFRAGGWLLSDTAQKYYYSEVTD comes from the exons ATGGAAAACTGTAAAGAGGACTACAAGATTCAGTCTTTCGACTTGGAGACCCAGAAGCTGCTGAAAACGGCCCTGAAAG ccctctctctgccctcagaGCCCAGCACGGTGGACCTGGAGAAGGTGTCCAATGTCATCGTGGACCAGTCTTTGAAGGACCAGGTCTTCAGCAAAGAGGCAGGACGCATTTGTTACACTATCGTTCAG GCTGAGGCCAAGCACAACAACGGAAACGTGTTCCGGCGGAATCTGCTCAACCGGCTGCAGCTGGAGTTCGTGGCCCGGGAGGACACACGGCTTCGCTCGCTGCAGGAGTGGGTCTGCTTCGTCACCTTCATCTGCAACGTCTTCGACTACCTCAAG GTGAACAACATGCCTATGGtggctctggtgcatcctgtgtTTGACTGCCTGTTAAGGCTGGCTCAGCCCGACTCACTGAACAACGAGGAAGAG GTAGACTGCCTGGTGCTCCAGCTGCACCGCATCGGGGACCAGCTGGAGAAGATGGACGGACAGAAGATGGACGAGCTCTTCTACCTGCTGCGGGACGGCTTCCTACTGCAGGAGGGCCTGAGCTCCATGGCCCGTCTTCTGCTACTGGAGATCCTGGAGTTCAGAGCCGGGGGCTGGTTGCTCAGCGACACGGCCCAGAAATACTACTACAGCGAAGTCACCGACTAG
- the mif4gdb gene encoding MIF4G domain-containing protein B isoform X2 — MENCKEDYKIQSFDLETQKLLKTALKEPSTVDLEKVSNVIVDQSLKDQVFSKEAGRICYTIVQAEAKHNNGNVFRRNLLNRLQLEFVAREDTRLRSLQEWVCFVTFICNVFDYLKVNNMPMVALVHPVFDCLLRLAQPDSLNNEEEVDCLVLQLHRIGDQLEKMDGQKMDELFYLLRDGFLLQEGLSSMARLLLLEILEFRAGGWLLSDTAQKYYYSEVTD; from the exons ATGGAAAACTGTAAAGAGGACTACAAGATTCAGTCTTTCGACTTGGAGACCCAGAAGCTGCTGAAAACGGCCCTGAAAG aGCCCAGCACGGTGGACCTGGAGAAGGTGTCCAATGTCATCGTGGACCAGTCTTTGAAGGACCAGGTCTTCAGCAAAGAGGCAGGACGCATTTGTTACACTATCGTTCAG GCTGAGGCCAAGCACAACAACGGAAACGTGTTCCGGCGGAATCTGCTCAACCGGCTGCAGCTGGAGTTCGTGGCCCGGGAGGACACACGGCTTCGCTCGCTGCAGGAGTGGGTCTGCTTCGTCACCTTCATCTGCAACGTCTTCGACTACCTCAAG GTGAACAACATGCCTATGGtggctctggtgcatcctgtgtTTGACTGCCTGTTAAGGCTGGCTCAGCCCGACTCACTGAACAACGAGGAAGAG GTAGACTGCCTGGTGCTCCAGCTGCACCGCATCGGGGACCAGCTGGAGAAGATGGACGGACAGAAGATGGACGAGCTCTTCTACCTGCTGCGGGACGGCTTCCTACTGCAGGAGGGCCTGAGCTCCATGGCCCGTCTTCTGCTACTGGAGATCCTGGAGTTCAGAGCCGGGGGCTGGTTGCTCAGCGACACGGCCCAGAAATACTACTACAGCGAAGTCACCGACTAG
- the mrps7 gene encoding small ribosomal subunit protein uS7m, whose amino-acid sequence MAASITGLLKPWTPRVLLVRWSRYNPYYLEPEPRKGVYHIPETELTPEQKEERELKSVRPIKAATNSVTSSIFNDPVLNKFVNMMMKDGDKIIAKGIITQTLENMKRKQVEKYHKAPEGKKAEIECNPYAIFHQALENCKPVIGLASIQKGGKFYQVPIPLTDNRRRFLAMKWMITECRDNKHRRTLMYEKLSQELLAAFSKEGNVVKRKHELHKMAESNRAYAHYRWW is encoded by the exons ATGGCTGCCTCCATCACAGGTTTACTAAAACCTTGGACACCAAG GGTACTCCTGGTGAGATGGAGCAGGTACAACCCTTACTACCTGGAGCCTGAGCCTCGGAAAGGGGTGTACCACATCCCAGAGACTGAGCTCACACCTGagcagaaagaggagagggagctgAAATCTGTCAGGCCCATAAAGGCAGCCACCAACTCTGTTACCAGCTCTATTTTCAACGACCCTGTGTTGAA CAAGTTTGTCAACATGATGATGAAAGATGGTGACAAGATTATTGCCAAAGGTATCATCACACAG ACATTGGAGAACATGAAGAGAAAACAGGTGGAGAAGTACCACAAAGCCCCCGAGGGAAAGAAGGCAGAGATTGAGTGTAATCCATATGCCATCTTCCACCAGGCTCTGGAGAACTGCAAGCCTGTCATTGGCCTGGCTAGCATTCAGAAAGGGGGCAAGTTCTATCAG GTGCCCATACCTCTGACAGACAACAGGCGGCGCTTCCTGGCCATGAAGTGGATGATCACAGAGTGCCGGGACAACAAGCACAGACGTACACTAATGTACGAAAAACTATCCCAGGAACTGCTGGCCGCCTTCTCCAAGGAGGGCAACGTGGTCAAACGGAAACACGAACTGCACAAGATGGCTGAATCCAACAGAGCCTACGCCCACTATCGCTGGTGGTAG
- the gga3b gene encoding ADP-ribosylation factor-binding protein GGA3 isoform X1 — MSSRDVSNAMAYQEGETLESWLNKATHPTNRQEDWEYIIGFCDQINKELEGPQISVRLLGHKIQSPQEWEALQALTVLEACMKNCGRRFHNEIGKYRFLNELIKVVSPKYMGDRVPEKVKTKIIEMLYSWTVAFPNEAKINEAYQTLRRQGLVTMDPELPVDKTLIPSPPTRPKNPVFDNEDMGKLLAELLRSKNPEDLQEANRLIKNMVKEDDVRVQKVTKRIHTLEEVGINVKLLSEMLSHYDKDRSSQSDREIIKELYDRCDKLRRAAFKMATETEDNDTSLGEILQASDDLSRVINSYKKIVKGQTVNGDIEDPRSAAGEETTGNSDNTETLIDLAGIDVPNSTSPPPAPLPLVSDPTSANHLGFPIPVLPPPPKRLAGLHASQNSSPSHPATDKALNALSLLDDELLSLGLNDPVPSLNSQSKPTLNEIANPWTSLQAPDPGLDLFGTIAGPGPVFPPVQPAPAPATAPATHSLQDLQDLAMLDFGEPKSLRVGSGFGMAASMGTVVPPSLGAMVPQVPLSSTSLLPGPMPGSPALSHTKAQTLSSAPGSPLFSSLSPFHHSSFQGGSPARGLGPEASLGNVHVPLEAIRPSKGLPVTAYDKDGVRVLLNFASDCPPCRPDVLVLVVSMLNTAPLPVQNVVLQAAVPKSMKVKLQPPSGTELPPFNPTLPPASITQVMLLANPLKEKVRLRYKLAFTLGNRQCSEVGEVDQFPPPDRWGHL, encoded by the exons ATGTCATCACGCGATGTTTCCAATGCTATGGCGTACCAGGAAGGGGAGACGCTAGAATCCTGGCTCA ATAAAGCCACCCATCCAACAAACAGACAGGAGGATTGGGAGTACATAATTGGTTTCTGTGACCAGATCAATAAGGAATTGGAAGG TCCCCAGATATCTGTCAGGTTGCTGGGTCACAAAATCCAATCGCCGCAAGAATGGGAGGCGCTTCAGGCTTTAACA GTATTAGAAGCATGTATGAAGAACTGCGGGAGAAGGTTTCATAATGAAATCGGGAAATATCGGTTTCTGAACGAGCTGATCAAAGTTGTTTCTCCTAAG TACATGGGAGACAGAGTACCAGAGAAGGTAAAGACAAAGATTATTGAGATGCTGTACAGCTGGACAGTGGCTTTCCCCAACGAGGCCAAAATCAACGAAGCATACCAGACACTAAGGAGACAGG GCCTTGTAACTATGGACCCTGAGCTCCCAGTGGACAAGACTCTGATTCCTTCACCCCCCACACGTCCCAAGAACCCTGTGTTTGACAATGAGGACATGGGCAAG CTACTAGCAGAGCTTCTGAGGAGCAAAAACCCAGAGGACCTGCAGGAAGCCAACAGGCTCATCAAGAACATGGTGAAGGAG GACGATGTCAGGGTTCAGAAAGTGACCAAACGCATCCACACCCTGGAAGAGGTGGGCATCAACGTCAAGCTGCTGAGTGAGATGCTGTCCCACTACGACAAGGACAGGTCctcccagtcagacagagagatcaTCAAG GAACTATACGACCGCTGCGACAAGTTGAGACGGGCTGCTTTCAAAATGGCCACAGAGACTGAAGATAACGACACAAGTTTAG GTGAAATCCTGCAGGCCAGCGATGACCTCTCACGGGTCATCAACTCCTACAAGAAGATTGTCAAGGGACAGACCGTGAATGGGGACATCGAGGATCCTAGATCTGCAGCTGGTGAAG AGACCACAGGGAACAGTGACAACACAGAGACCTTGATTGACTTGGCTGGCATTGACGTTCCAAACTCCACCTCTCCTCCGCCTGCCCCTCTCCCATTGGTCTCCGATCCCACTTCAGCCAATCACCTGGGGTTCCCAATCCCTGTCTTGCCTCCTCCTCCAAAAAGGTTGGCCGGGTTGCATGCCAGTCAGAACAGCAgccccagccacccagccaccgaCAAGGCCctcaacgctctctctctccttgacgATGAGCTGCTATCCTTAG GCCTGAACGATCCAGTTCCTTCTCTGAACAGCCAATCAAAACCAACGCTGAATGAAATAGCGAATCCGTGGACCTCCTTACAG GCTCCTGACCCTGGCCTGGACTTGTTTGGCACTATAGCAGGGCCAGGCCCAGTATTTCCCCCAGTCCAGCCAGCGCCAGCCCCCGCCACGGCCCCTGCCACCCACAGCCTCCAGGACCTCCAAGACCTGGCCATGCTGGACTTTGGAGAGCCAAAGAG TTTGCGTGTTGGCAGCGGATTCGGGATGGCAGCTTCTATGGGAACCGTAGTACCACCCTCCTTGGGGGCCATGGTACCCCAGGTCCCCCTCTCCTCGACCTCCCTTCTCCCTGGCCCCATGCCTGGCTCCCCTGCGTTGTCCCACACCAAAGCCCAGACGCTGAGCTCTGCCCCAGGCAGCCCCCTGttcagctccctctctcccttccaccacTCCTCCTTCCAGGGGGGCAGCCCAGCCAGGGGGCTAGGACCGGAGGCCTCCCTGGGCAACGTGCACGTCCCCCTGGAGGCCATCAGACCCA GTAAAGGGCTCCCTGTAACGGCCTATGATAAGGATGGGGTTCGTGTGCTGTTGAACTTTGCCTCAGACTGTCCCCCTTGCAGACCAGACGTGCTGGTGTTAGTGGTGTCCATGCTGAACACTGCACCACTGCCCGTTCAGAACGTGGTCCTTCAGGCCGCCGTGCCCAAG TCCATGAAGGTGAAGCTACAGCCTCCGTCAGGAACAGAGCTGCCTCCCTTTAACCCCACCCTTCCCCCGGCCTCCATCACACAGGTCATGCTGCTGGCCAATCCCCTGAAG GAGAAGGTGCGTCTGCGCTACAAGCTGGCGTTCACTCTCGGAAACAGGCAGTGCTCAGAAGTGGGCGAGGTGGACCAGTTCCCCCCGCCAGACAGATGGGGTCACCTATAG
- the gga3b gene encoding ADP-ribosylation factor-binding protein GGA3 isoform X2, giving the protein MLLPDSPDTIHPQISVRLLGHKIQSPQEWEALQALTVLEACMKNCGRRFHNEIGKYRFLNELIKVVSPKYMGDRVPEKVKTKIIEMLYSWTVAFPNEAKINEAYQTLRRQGLVTMDPELPVDKTLIPSPPTRPKNPVFDNEDMGKLLAELLRSKNPEDLQEANRLIKNMVKEDDVRVQKVTKRIHTLEEVGINVKLLSEMLSHYDKDRSSQSDREIIKELYDRCDKLRRAAFKMATETEDNDTSLGEILQASDDLSRVINSYKKIVKGQTVNGDIEDPRSAAGEETTGNSDNTETLIDLAGIDVPNSTSPPPAPLPLVSDPTSANHLGFPIPVLPPPPKRLAGLHASQNSSPSHPATDKALNALSLLDDELLSLGLNDPVPSLNSQSKPTLNEIANPWTSLQAPDPGLDLFGTIAGPGPVFPPVQPAPAPATAPATHSLQDLQDLAMLDFGEPKSLRVGSGFGMAASMGTVVPPSLGAMVPQVPLSSTSLLPGPMPGSPALSHTKAQTLSSAPGSPLFSSLSPFHHSSFQGGSPARGLGPEASLGNVHVPLEAIRPSKGLPVTAYDKDGVRVLLNFASDCPPCRPDVLVLVVSMLNTAPLPVQNVVLQAAVPKSMKVKLQPPSGTELPPFNPTLPPASITQVMLLANPLKEKVRLRYKLAFTLGNRQCSEVGEVDQFPPPDRWGHL; this is encoded by the exons ATGTTACTTCCTGATTCACCTGATACCATTCA TCCCCAGATATCTGTCAGGTTGCTGGGTCACAAAATCCAATCGCCGCAAGAATGGGAGGCGCTTCAGGCTTTAACA GTATTAGAAGCATGTATGAAGAACTGCGGGAGAAGGTTTCATAATGAAATCGGGAAATATCGGTTTCTGAACGAGCTGATCAAAGTTGTTTCTCCTAAG TACATGGGAGACAGAGTACCAGAGAAGGTAAAGACAAAGATTATTGAGATGCTGTACAGCTGGACAGTGGCTTTCCCCAACGAGGCCAAAATCAACGAAGCATACCAGACACTAAGGAGACAGG GCCTTGTAACTATGGACCCTGAGCTCCCAGTGGACAAGACTCTGATTCCTTCACCCCCCACACGTCCCAAGAACCCTGTGTTTGACAATGAGGACATGGGCAAG CTACTAGCAGAGCTTCTGAGGAGCAAAAACCCAGAGGACCTGCAGGAAGCCAACAGGCTCATCAAGAACATGGTGAAGGAG GACGATGTCAGGGTTCAGAAAGTGACCAAACGCATCCACACCCTGGAAGAGGTGGGCATCAACGTCAAGCTGCTGAGTGAGATGCTGTCCCACTACGACAAGGACAGGTCctcccagtcagacagagagatcaTCAAG GAACTATACGACCGCTGCGACAAGTTGAGACGGGCTGCTTTCAAAATGGCCACAGAGACTGAAGATAACGACACAAGTTTAG GTGAAATCCTGCAGGCCAGCGATGACCTCTCACGGGTCATCAACTCCTACAAGAAGATTGTCAAGGGACAGACCGTGAATGGGGACATCGAGGATCCTAGATCTGCAGCTGGTGAAG AGACCACAGGGAACAGTGACAACACAGAGACCTTGATTGACTTGGCTGGCATTGACGTTCCAAACTCCACCTCTCCTCCGCCTGCCCCTCTCCCATTGGTCTCCGATCCCACTTCAGCCAATCACCTGGGGTTCCCAATCCCTGTCTTGCCTCCTCCTCCAAAAAGGTTGGCCGGGTTGCATGCCAGTCAGAACAGCAgccccagccacccagccaccgaCAAGGCCctcaacgctctctctctccttgacgATGAGCTGCTATCCTTAG GCCTGAACGATCCAGTTCCTTCTCTGAACAGCCAATCAAAACCAACGCTGAATGAAATAGCGAATCCGTGGACCTCCTTACAG GCTCCTGACCCTGGCCTGGACTTGTTTGGCACTATAGCAGGGCCAGGCCCAGTATTTCCCCCAGTCCAGCCAGCGCCAGCCCCCGCCACGGCCCCTGCCACCCACAGCCTCCAGGACCTCCAAGACCTGGCCATGCTGGACTTTGGAGAGCCAAAGAG TTTGCGTGTTGGCAGCGGATTCGGGATGGCAGCTTCTATGGGAACCGTAGTACCACCCTCCTTGGGGGCCATGGTACCCCAGGTCCCCCTCTCCTCGACCTCCCTTCTCCCTGGCCCCATGCCTGGCTCCCCTGCGTTGTCCCACACCAAAGCCCAGACGCTGAGCTCTGCCCCAGGCAGCCCCCTGttcagctccctctctcccttccaccacTCCTCCTTCCAGGGGGGCAGCCCAGCCAGGGGGCTAGGACCGGAGGCCTCCCTGGGCAACGTGCACGTCCCCCTGGAGGCCATCAGACCCA GTAAAGGGCTCCCTGTAACGGCCTATGATAAGGATGGGGTTCGTGTGCTGTTGAACTTTGCCTCAGACTGTCCCCCTTGCAGACCAGACGTGCTGGTGTTAGTGGTGTCCATGCTGAACACTGCACCACTGCCCGTTCAGAACGTGGTCCTTCAGGCCGCCGTGCCCAAG TCCATGAAGGTGAAGCTACAGCCTCCGTCAGGAACAGAGCTGCCTCCCTTTAACCCCACCCTTCCCCCGGCCTCCATCACACAGGTCATGCTGCTGGCCAATCCCCTGAAG GAGAAGGTGCGTCTGCGCTACAAGCTGGCGTTCACTCTCGGAAACAGGCAGTGCTCAGAAGTGGGCGAGGTGGACCAGTTCCCCCCGCCAGACAGATGGGGTCACCTATAG